In the genome of Neofelis nebulosa isolate mNeoNeb1 chromosome 8, mNeoNeb1.pri, whole genome shotgun sequence, one region contains:
- the MED21 gene encoding mediator of RNA polymerase II transcription subunit 21 isoform X1, with translation MADRLTQLQDAVNSLADQFCNAIGVLQQCGPPASFSNIQTAINKDQPANPTEEYAQLFAALIARTAKDIDVLIDSLPSEESTAALQILNLCLTKAASLYKLEEENHEAATCLEDVVYRGDMLLEKIQSALADIAQSQLKTRSGTHSQSLPDS, from the exons ATGGCGGATCGTCTCACACAGCTGCAGGACGCGGTGAACTCG CTTGCAGATCAGTTTTGTAATGCCATTGGAGTGTTGCAGCAGTGTGGCCCTCCTGCCTCTTTTAGTAATATTCAGACAGCAATTAACAAAGATCAGCCAGCTAATCCTACAGAAG AATATGCCCAGCTTTTTGCGGCACTGATTGCACGAACAGCAAAAGACATTGATGTTTTGATAGATTCATTACCCAGTGAAGAATCTACAGCTGCATTACAG attttaaatttgtgTCTTACAAAGGCTGCTAGCTTGTATAAGCTGGAAGAAGAAAACCACGAAGCTGCTACATGTCTGGAGGATGTTGTTTATCGAGGGGACATGCTTCTGGAAAAGATACAAAGTGCACTTGCTGATATTGCGCAGTCACAGCTGAAGACAAGGAGTGGTACCCATAGCCAGTCTCTTCCAGACTCATAG
- the MED21 gene encoding mediator of RNA polymerase II transcription subunit 21 isoform X3 has protein sequence MADRLTQLQDAVNSLADQFCNAIGVLQQCGPPASFSNIQTAINKDQPANPTEVISFFRICPAFCGTDCTNSKRH, from the exons ATGGCGGATCGTCTCACACAGCTGCAGGACGCGGTGAACTCG CTTGCAGATCAGTTTTGTAATGCCATTGGAGTGTTGCAGCAGTGTGGCCCTCCTGCCTCTTTTAGTAATATTCAGACAGCAATTAACAAAGATCAGCCAGCTAATCCTACAGAAG TAATATCTTTCTTTAGAATATGCCCAGCTTTTTGCGGCACTGATTGCACGAACAGCAAAAGACATTGA
- the MED21 gene encoding mediator of RNA polymerase II transcription subunit 21 isoform X2, protein MADRLTQLQDAVNSLADQFCNAIGVLQQCGPPASFSNIQTAINKDQPANPTEEYAQLFAALIARTAKDIDVLIDSLPSEESTAALQAASLYKLEEENHEAATCLEDVVYRGDMLLEKIQSALADIAQSQLKTRSGTHSQSLPDS, encoded by the exons ATGGCGGATCGTCTCACACAGCTGCAGGACGCGGTGAACTCG CTTGCAGATCAGTTTTGTAATGCCATTGGAGTGTTGCAGCAGTGTGGCCCTCCTGCCTCTTTTAGTAATATTCAGACAGCAATTAACAAAGATCAGCCAGCTAATCCTACAGAAG AATATGCCCAGCTTTTTGCGGCACTGATTGCACGAACAGCAAAAGACATTGATGTTTTGATAGATTCATTACCCAGTGAAGAATCTACAGCTGCATTACAG GCTGCTAGCTTGTATAAGCTGGAAGAAGAAAACCACGAAGCTGCTACATGTCTGGAGGATGTTGTTTATCGAGGGGACATGCTTCTGGAAAAGATACAAAGTGCACTTGCTGATATTGCGCAGTCACAGCTGAAGACAAGGAGTGGTACCCATAGCCAGTCTCTTCCAGACTCATAG